A single region of the Chitinophaga niabensis genome encodes:
- the aat gene encoding leucyl/phenylalanyl-tRNA--protein transferase — protein sequence MPLFQIPDNELIFPPLHKAEADGLLAIGGDLSMERLLLAYRSGIFPWFNHKPILWWSPDPRFVLFPAELKVSNSMKQLLKKSPFRISVNENFAGVISNCSSIEREGQDGSWITKDMMAAYLRLHKAGYALSVECWQNEELVGGLYGVKMGRCFFGESMFAKVSNASKAAFITFIRQNENELALVDCQVHTHHLASLGARFISRVTFTDIVQRNL from the coding sequence ATGCCCCTTTTCCAGATACCTGATAATGAACTGATCTTTCCTCCCCTCCATAAGGCGGAAGCAGACGGCCTGCTGGCCATCGGCGGAGATCTCAGTATGGAAAGGCTGTTACTGGCCTACCGTTCCGGCATCTTTCCCTGGTTTAACCATAAACCCATCCTCTGGTGGTCTCCCGATCCCCGTTTTGTATTATTCCCTGCTGAATTGAAAGTATCCAACAGTATGAAACAGCTGTTGAAGAAATCACCTTTCCGTATTTCCGTCAATGAAAACTTTGCAGGGGTGATCAGCAATTGCAGCAGTATTGAAAGAGAGGGGCAGGATGGAAGCTGGATCACCAAAGATATGATGGCAGCCTATCTGCGCTTACATAAGGCAGGTTATGCCCTGTCTGTGGAGTGCTGGCAAAATGAAGAACTGGTGGGTGGTTTATATGGTGTAAAAATGGGGCGTTGCTTCTTTGGGGAGAGTATGTTCGCAAAAGTGAGCAATGCTTCCAAAGCTGCTTTCATCACTTTTATCCGCCAAAACGAAAATGAGCTGGCCTTGGTGGACTGCCAGGTACATACACATCACTTAGCTTCGCTGGGTGCCCGCTTTATCAGCAGGGTCACCTTTACAGATATTGTGCAGCGGAACTTATAG
- a CDS encoding ATP-dependent Clp protease adaptor ClpS, giving the protein MGTRTSVQEKTEVLVETEEQYPFSLVVWNDDVNTFDWVIQSLMEVCGHTEQQAEQCALIIHHNGKYAVKEGEYTDLKPMLEALLERGISATLEETVAS; this is encoded by the coding sequence ATGGGTACGAGGACCTCCGTTCAGGAAAAAACGGAAGTGCTGGTAGAAACAGAAGAACAATATCCATTCAGCCTGGTAGTTTGGAATGATGACGTAAATACTTTCGACTGGGTGATACAGTCGTTAATGGAAGTTTGCGGACATACGGAGCAGCAGGCGGAACAATGTGCGCTCATTATTCATCATAATGGTAAATATGCCGTGAAAGAAGGTGAATACACAGACCTGAAGCCCATGCTCGAAGCACTGCTCGAGAGGGGTATCAGCGCCACCCTCGAAGAAACTGTAGCTTCATAA
- a CDS encoding cation:proton antiporter, with the protein MKGLVLLMDFSLPLKDPVPIFSLVLFIILLAPIILRKFRIPSIIGLILAGMTIGDHGFKIVEKGSIDLFGNAGLLYIMFLAGLELDMTEFRKNRHRSLVFGAFTFFIPLIMGYVLCTYVLHFNLMASLLISSMFATHTLVAYPLASRLGITKNEAVTVAVGGTIITDTAVLLILAIITGAEAGNLNTAFWLKLGISLAIFAGIVLWGFPIIGRWFFKKIKDDKTSHFIFVLALVFLAGFLAELAGVEAIIGAFLAGLALNQLIPHTSPLMNRMEFVGSALFIPFFLISVGMIVDLRVLMKGPEALIIAGALTAMALFSKWLAAFFTQLSFGYSATQRNIIFGLSSSHAAATIAVILIGFKMGIINENVLNGTIILILVTCMVGSFVTESAGRKLAIREAEKKPEITGGPEKILIPIANPERMESLIDFALMIKDPASSEPIHPLVVVQDDAEARDKIFVSNKMMEKAVIHAAASESNVQVVTRVDLNVTDGISRTVKELFISDVILGWSDKNSATDRLFGNIFGTTTDNVLQSVWETVFICHFNHPLNTTKKMVLVLPKNTEYELGFAHYLQKIVLLAKQAGAKMVIYAGRKTQAAVQKFISNTKISVEVTFRDLENLEDFLGLARSISRDDLLVVVAARKGTLSYQPYLEGTPARLGRHFKDNNVLLIYPEQTATENSEPGIQDGDITLMPIQEQLVNINRISKAVKRIFKGNKPKGKMEDEE; encoded by the coding sequence ATGAAAGGATTGGTTTTATTAATGGATTTCAGCTTACCGCTGAAGGATCCAGTGCCTATATTCTCGTTGGTTTTGTTCATTATCCTGCTGGCGCCCATTATTTTGCGAAAATTCCGGATTCCCAGCATCATAGGACTGATCTTAGCGGGAATGACCATTGGAGACCATGGGTTTAAGATCGTAGAGAAAGGAAGTATCGACCTCTTCGGAAATGCCGGGTTATTATACATCATGTTCCTCGCCGGTCTGGAACTGGACATGACGGAATTCCGGAAGAACCGCCACCGCAGTCTTGTTTTCGGTGCCTTCACCTTTTTTATTCCGCTTATTATGGGATATGTGCTTTGCACGTATGTGCTGCACTTTAATCTCATGGCTTCCCTGCTGATCTCCAGCATGTTCGCCACCCATACCCTTGTAGCCTATCCATTGGCCAGCCGCCTGGGCATCACTAAAAATGAAGCAGTGACGGTAGCCGTAGGGGGCACGATTATTACAGATACTGCCGTACTACTCATACTCGCCATCATTACCGGGGCCGAAGCCGGGAATCTGAACACGGCCTTCTGGTTAAAACTGGGTATTTCCCTGGCGATCTTTGCAGGCATTGTGTTGTGGGGATTCCCCATTATTGGCAGATGGTTCTTTAAAAAGATCAAAGACGATAAGACCTCCCATTTCATATTTGTACTGGCACTGGTTTTCCTCGCAGGCTTTTTAGCAGAACTCGCCGGTGTGGAAGCTATCATTGGGGCTTTCCTGGCAGGGCTTGCCCTCAACCAGCTGATCCCGCATACTTCCCCACTCATGAACAGGATGGAATTTGTGGGCAGTGCGTTATTTATTCCTTTCTTCCTGATCAGCGTAGGCATGATCGTAGATCTCAGGGTATTGATGAAAGGCCCTGAAGCATTGATCATAGCTGGTGCTTTAACGGCCATGGCCCTATTCAGCAAATGGCTGGCCGCATTTTTCACCCAGCTTTCCTTTGGTTATTCTGCCACACAGCGGAACATTATATTCGGCCTCAGCAGTTCGCATGCTGCTGCCACCATTGCCGTGATCCTGATCGGTTTTAAGATGGGCATCATCAACGAAAATGTACTTAACGGCACCATTATCCTCATACTGGTCACCTGCATGGTAGGCTCATTTGTAACAGAAAGCGCCGGCCGTAAACTCGCGATCAGGGAAGCAGAGAAAAAGCCGGAGATCACCGGTGGCCCTGAAAAGATCCTGATCCCCATTGCCAATCCGGAACGCATGGAGTCCCTGATAGATTTTGCATTGATGATAAAAGACCCCGCCAGCAGTGAACCTATTCATCCACTGGTAGTGGTGCAGGACGATGCGGAAGCCCGTGATAAGATCTTTGTAAGTAACAAAATGATGGAGAAGGCAGTGATCCATGCTGCTGCCTCTGAAAGTAATGTGCAGGTAGTAACGCGTGTAGACCTGAACGTTACAGACGGTATTTCCCGCACGGTGAAAGAACTATTCATCTCTGATGTGATCCTGGGCTGGAGTGATAAGAACAGTGCCACAGACCGCCTCTTCGGCAATATCTTTGGTACCACCACAGATAACGTTTTGCAAAGCGTATGGGAAACCGTATTCATCTGCCATTTTAATCATCCTCTCAATACCACCAAAAAGATGGTGCTGGTATTGCCGAAGAACACCGAATACGAACTGGGATTTGCGCATTACCTGCAAAAGATCGTACTGCTTGCCAAACAGGCCGGTGCTAAAATGGTGATCTATGCAGGCCGTAAAACACAGGCTGCCGTGCAGAAATTTATCAGCAATACCAAAATCAGTGTGGAAGTAACTTTCCGTGATCTTGAAAACCTGGAAGACTTCTTAGGGCTGGCCCGCAGCATTTCCCGCGATGATCTGCTGGTAGTGGTTGCTGCCCGTAAAGGAACCCTGTCCTACCAACCATACCTGGAAGGTACACCTGCAAGGCTGGGCAGGCATTTCAAGGATAACAACGTACTGCTGATCTATCCTGAACAAACTGCCACAGAAAACAGTGAGCCGGGTATACAGGATGGTGATATCACCCTGATGCCGATCCAGGAACAACTGGTAAATATCAACCGGATCAGTAAAGCTGTTAAACGCATTTTTAAAGGAAATAAACCGAAAGGAAAAATGGAGGACGAAGAATAG
- a CDS encoding glycosyl hydrolase has translation MTLAQLFLFIMLLQQKPDSLKAGFLQPPPAARPGVYWYFMDGNQSKTSMTADLESMKRAGIGNLVFLEVNVGVPRGKVDFLSEEWQELFAHAVHEAERLGIEITLGVGPGWSGSGGPWVTPNQSMQHLVASTTKVIGGSAGPVNLPIPEPRKPFFGEGGLTPVMKTQWKAFYEDVAVLAFPTPSAEHQIKDADEKALYYRAPFSSVKGVKPYLTPAITEGPAINKDQIIVLTDKLQKDGTLQWKVPPGNWTIMRFGSRNNGAVTRPAPFPGLGFEADKFDTVAMNAHLEAYTGKLLRKIGPRKTSGGGLRNLHMDSWEMGAQNWTAAFRQEFIKRRGYDPQPFYPVYLGQVVESTAISERFLWDLRQTSQELVLDFHVKHLKDYSHRNGFKLSIEPYDMNPTADLEQGALADIPMCEFWSKGYGYNTSFSCIEATSIGHINGSSVIAAEAFTAENNESWKQYPGSVKNQGDWAFAMGINRFFYHTFINQSLNDSLRPGMTMGPYGVHWDRGQTWWPMADAYHRYISRCQYILQQGRSVADILYLTPEGAPHVFRPPLSALTADEFLPDRRGYNFDGCSPGQLYKAGVKDKRIVFPGGATYRVLVLPASETMTIPLLKKIQSLVKEGALVVGMPPARTPGLTDYPNADGQLQAIAQNIKLQHVTYDSLYPTYDAITKLLDVKEDFSSTGAIRYTHRVTENRDIYFVSNRTDKAVQTENTFRTTLGAPELWDPLTGTTRMLPEFKTESGTTTIPLTFEPYQSFFIVFEKGKAAMAGKKNFIKTNIADTLEGAWQVSFDPKWGGPSKITFDQLQDWTTRPEEGIKYYSGTAIYRKQFPFAKNNQRYYLDLGEVKNLARVKLNGKDLGILWTAPWSVDITTALQKNNLLEIEVVNLWPNRLIGDAKLPDDGVKNGQWPAWLLEGKKRTSGRYTFTTYSPYKPDSPLLPSGLTGPVTIRASSF, from the coding sequence ATGACGCTCGCCCAACTCTTTCTGTTTATCATGCTTTTACAGCAAAAGCCGGATAGTTTAAAAGCCGGGTTCCTGCAACCACCTCCTGCTGCAAGACCGGGTGTTTACTGGTACTTTATGGATGGCAACCAATCCAAAACTTCTATGACGGCAGACCTGGAATCCATGAAACGTGCGGGGATCGGGAACCTGGTGTTCCTGGAAGTGAATGTGGGCGTTCCGCGTGGTAAAGTAGATTTTCTGAGTGAAGAATGGCAGGAGCTGTTTGCACATGCTGTTCATGAAGCGGAAAGACTGGGCATTGAAATAACATTAGGTGTTGGCCCCGGATGGAGCGGCAGTGGCGGCCCCTGGGTAACTCCGAACCAATCTATGCAACACCTCGTAGCCAGTACTACCAAAGTGATTGGCGGATCTGCCGGACCGGTTAATCTCCCCATACCTGAACCGCGCAAACCTTTCTTTGGGGAAGGGGGTTTAACCCCTGTAATGAAAACACAGTGGAAAGCGTTCTATGAAGATGTGGCCGTATTGGCTTTCCCGACTCCTTCCGCTGAACATCAAATAAAAGATGCAGATGAAAAAGCGCTGTATTACCGCGCACCCTTTAGCTCTGTAAAAGGCGTAAAACCTTACCTCACACCAGCAATAACTGAAGGCCCCGCCATCAACAAAGATCAGATCATTGTACTCACGGATAAATTACAAAAGGATGGTACGCTTCAGTGGAAAGTACCTCCCGGCAACTGGACCATCATGCGGTTCGGCAGCAGGAATAATGGAGCAGTAACAAGGCCCGCTCCTTTTCCCGGATTAGGATTTGAAGCGGACAAGTTTGATACCGTGGCCATGAATGCTCACCTGGAAGCCTATACGGGAAAACTCTTACGAAAGATAGGGCCACGCAAAACAAGCGGTGGCGGGCTCAGGAACCTGCATATGGATAGCTGGGAAATGGGCGCACAGAACTGGACGGCAGCATTCAGGCAGGAGTTCATCAAACGGAGAGGATATGATCCCCAGCCTTTCTATCCTGTTTATTTAGGCCAGGTGGTGGAAAGTACAGCTATCAGTGAACGTTTCCTCTGGGACCTCCGCCAGACATCACAGGAGCTGGTACTCGATTTCCATGTAAAACATTTAAAGGATTACAGCCACCGCAATGGGTTTAAATTATCCATTGAACCCTATGACATGAATCCTACTGCAGACCTGGAACAAGGTGCCCTTGCAGATATTCCCATGTGTGAGTTCTGGAGTAAAGGATATGGCTATAATACTTCCTTCAGTTGCATTGAAGCCACTTCCATCGGGCATATCAATGGCTCATCTGTTATTGCGGCGGAAGCGTTTACGGCAGAGAACAATGAATCCTGGAAACAATATCCCGGGTCTGTAAAGAACCAGGGAGACTGGGCTTTCGCCATGGGCATTAACCGCTTCTTCTATCATACTTTCATCAACCAGTCACTGAATGATTCTTTAAGACCGGGCATGACGATGGGACCTTATGGTGTGCATTGGGACAGGGGCCAAACCTGGTGGCCTATGGCAGATGCTTATCACCGGTACATTTCAAGATGCCAATACATCCTGCAACAGGGGCGCTCGGTAGCTGATATATTATACCTTACACCGGAAGGCGCTCCACATGTTTTCAGACCTCCTTTATCTGCATTAACGGCAGATGAATTTTTGCCGGACAGGAGAGGATACAATTTTGATGGCTGCTCTCCCGGGCAATTATACAAAGCCGGTGTGAAAGATAAACGTATTGTATTCCCTGGTGGTGCCACTTACAGGGTATTGGTATTACCTGCTTCTGAAACAATGACGATCCCCTTATTGAAAAAGATCCAATCTCTTGTGAAAGAAGGCGCATTGGTAGTGGGCATGCCTCCTGCACGAACACCAGGTTTAACGGATTATCCTAACGCAGATGGGCAATTACAGGCCATCGCTCAAAACATAAAGTTGCAGCATGTAACCTATGATTCATTATATCCAACTTATGATGCCATCACCAAATTACTGGATGTAAAAGAAGACTTCTCTTCAACAGGGGCCATCCGTTATACGCACCGCGTTACGGAGAACAGGGATATCTATTTTGTATCCAACCGTACGGATAAAGCGGTACAAACCGAAAATACTTTCCGTACAACGCTGGGTGCGCCGGAACTCTGGGATCCTTTGACAGGCACTACCCGCATGTTGCCTGAGTTTAAAACAGAAAGCGGTACTACTACTATTCCGCTCACATTTGAACCATACCAGAGCTTCTTTATTGTATTTGAAAAAGGCAAAGCTGCAATGGCGGGTAAAAAGAATTTTATAAAAACAAATATTGCAGATACGTTAGAAGGCGCATGGCAGGTTTCATTTGACCCTAAATGGGGTGGCCCCTCAAAGATCACTTTTGATCAATTGCAGGACTGGACTACACGGCCGGAGGAAGGAATTAAATATTATTCCGGCACAGCTATTTACCGCAAGCAATTCCCTTTCGCAAAAAACAATCAACGTTATTATTTAGACCTGGGAGAAGTAAAGAACCTGGCCCGTGTAAAATTGAATGGCAAAGACCTCGGCATATTGTGGACAGCACCATGGAGCGTGGATATTACAACCGCCCTGCAAAAAAACAACCTGTTGGAAATAGAAGTGGTGAACCTCTGGCCCAACAGGCTGATAGGGGATGCAAAACTACCGGATGATGGTGTGAAGAACGGTCAATGGCCTGCGTGGCTGCTGGAAGGCAAAAAGCGGACAAGCGGACGATATACTTTTACAACGTATAGTCCTTATAAACCTGATTCACCTTTGCTGCCATCAGGCCTTACAGGCCCGGTGACGATCAGGGCTTCTTCTTTTTAG
- a CDS encoding PepSY-associated TM helix domain-containing protein, which yields MRLQWAKHQQRWFGKWHVYLGIIAGAIVAFVGVTGSILVFQDEIDRALNPGLFTVMEQQHKMSFAEIVPLIREKHPQLQFSYMMMEVDDKPNLAYRLFNFKTEDEYFINPYTAELSGKRLHESSFIHIVTELHRTLLVPTVGRYIVGIATLCLLILTISGLRLWIPAKWNQLRSVLTVKFSAGFKRQNYDWHNVLGFYSAPVVTLLSLTGVCITFSPLVIALLFVLNGQSPQGLAALLGAKSAYTEGARTLPLKDIVSLAGEAMPGGRIAGVAFPSDSTGNYHLDIIGEGLPKSGKREMLILDQYSGKVLLNSRTDFPNAGSAYLSWLTPIHYGSFGGMPTKILALLGGLMPLVLFVTGFIIWWPRFRKQKEKVRNAEIADLIVLTFRYRWHYFYFNLKKGFRYAFWVVLSSIAIGVLYGLPSGIVVQPAVFAVAFTCLLVVVNFVVALPVWGINLLFFAPFRRGSRGIIRYFAWSFSFLVVYLACYLLLMNTGMHIF from the coding sequence ATGAGACTTCAATGGGCAAAACATCAACAACGCTGGTTTGGGAAATGGCATGTATACCTGGGGATCATTGCAGGCGCTATTGTGGCATTTGTAGGAGTCACCGGCAGTATATTGGTGTTCCAGGATGAAATAGACCGGGCCTTGAACCCCGGGCTGTTCACCGTGATGGAGCAACAGCACAAGATGTCCTTTGCCGAGATCGTTCCGCTGATCCGGGAAAAACATCCGCAACTGCAATTCAGTTATATGATGATGGAGGTGGATGATAAACCCAACCTTGCTTACCGTTTATTCAATTTCAAAACAGAAGACGAATATTTCATCAACCCCTATACAGCAGAATTAAGTGGTAAACGCCTGCATGAAAGTTCCTTCATCCATATCGTAACAGAATTACACCGCACTTTACTTGTTCCCACAGTGGGAAGGTATATTGTAGGGATAGCCACGCTCTGCCTTTTAATTCTCACCATCAGCGGCCTTCGTTTATGGATCCCTGCCAAATGGAATCAGCTAAGGTCTGTACTGACGGTAAAGTTCAGCGCCGGTTTCAAACGTCAGAACTACGACTGGCACAACGTGCTGGGTTTTTATTCTGCTCCGGTAGTAACCCTGCTCTCCCTCACGGGCGTTTGCATCACTTTTTCTCCCCTGGTGATCGCATTGCTTTTTGTGCTGAATGGCCAATCGCCACAGGGTCTGGCAGCATTGTTAGGCGCTAAATCCGCTTATACAGAAGGAGCGCGTACCCTGCCTTTGAAGGACATTGTATCGCTGGCCGGTGAAGCCATGCCCGGCGGAAGGATTGCCGGGGTAGCTTTTCCTTCAGACAGTACTGGTAATTACCACCTGGATATAATAGGAGAGGGCCTGCCTAAAAGCGGTAAACGGGAAATGCTGATCCTCGATCAATACAGTGGTAAGGTACTGTTGAACAGCCGGACTGATTTCCCGAACGCGGGCAGCGCTTACTTAAGCTGGCTTACGCCTATTCACTATGGCAGCTTTGGCGGTATGCCCACAAAAATATTAGCGTTGCTGGGGGGGCTGATGCCCCTGGTCTTATTTGTAACCGGCTTCATTATCTGGTGGCCACGCTTCCGCAAGCAGAAAGAAAAAGTACGCAATGCAGAGATAGCAGACCTGATCGTGTTAACATTCCGCTATCGCTGGCATTATTTTTATTTCAACCTGAAAAAAGGATTCCGTTATGCTTTCTGGGTAGTGCTGAGTAGTATTGCCATTGGGGTTTTGTATGGCCTTCCCTCAGGCATAGTAGTACAACCTGCTGTATTTGCCGTTGCCTTCACCTGCCTGCTGGTGGTTGTTAATTTTGTAGTGGCACTGCCGGTTTGGGGCATTAACCTGCTTTTCTTTGCACCATTCCGGAGAGGCAGCCGGGGCATCATCCGTTATTTCGCCTGGTCTTTTTCTTTCCTGGTAGTATACCTTGCCTGTTATTTGTTATTGATGAATACAGGGATGCACATCTTCTGA
- a CDS encoding YciI family protein yields the protein MKHLILLLLLVCTSYLHASAQSENPKYDKALADSLGADKYGMKMYYLVILKTGSNQVTDKEKMGQLFKGHMDNINKLVKDGKMVIAGPLGKNDKQYRGIFVLNAKTKEEVDSLLEGDAAIKEKVFDVEIYPWYGSAALPKYLEYHEKVEQTKH from the coding sequence ATGAAACATCTCATTCTACTCCTGCTGCTCGTTTGCACATCTTATTTACATGCCTCCGCACAGTCAGAAAATCCCAAATACGATAAAGCACTGGCAGATAGCCTTGGTGCCGATAAGTATGGTATGAAAATGTATTACCTGGTGATCCTGAAAACAGGCAGTAACCAGGTGACGGACAAAGAAAAAATGGGCCAGCTTTTCAAAGGCCATATGGATAACATCAACAAACTCGTAAAGGATGGCAAGATGGTTATTGCCGGGCCACTGGGCAAAAATGATAAACAGTACCGCGGCATCTTTGTATTAAACGCCAAAACGAAGGAAGAAGTAGATAGCCTGCTGGAAGGAGATGCAGCCATCAAAGAAAAAGTATTCGATGTTGAAATATATCCCTGGTATGGCTCCGCCGCTCTGCCCAAATACCTGGAGTACCACGAAAAAGTAGAGCAGACGAAACACTGA
- a CDS encoding TIM barrel protein — translation MSSRRDFLLHAALGVAATTVAPFVASAGNATRNIDKKDHLPVGMAGYTFAKFDVDKAIAMMNRVAIKYISIKDIHLPLNSSEEKIKEVLGKFSAGGINVYAVGVIYMKTKAAVDEAFAYAKKVGVPLIVGVPNPELLDYTEEKVKEYNIKIAIHNHGPEDKLYPGPKNVYDLIRNRDARMGICLDIGHAMRAGEEPGKAIREYKNRIFDLHIKDVTLAAKDGKATEIGRGVIDFPGLIAALDKVKYQGICSIEFEKDMNDPLPGIAESTGYFRGVINTVEK, via the coding sequence ATGTCATCAAGAAGGGATTTTCTATTGCATGCCGCATTGGGTGTAGCAGCTACCACTGTTGCTCCATTCGTGGCCTCTGCCGGTAACGCTACTCGGAATATTGATAAGAAAGATCACCTGCCAGTGGGTATGGCAGGTTACACATTTGCCAAGTTCGATGTGGACAAGGCCATCGCGATGATGAACAGGGTAGCCATTAAGTATATTTCCATTAAGGATATCCATCTGCCGCTGAACAGCAGCGAGGAAAAGATCAAGGAGGTGCTGGGTAAATTCTCCGCAGGCGGTATCAATGTTTATGCAGTAGGAGTGATCTATATGAAAACAAAAGCTGCGGTAGACGAAGCATTCGCCTATGCGAAAAAAGTGGGTGTTCCTTTGATCGTGGGCGTACCTAATCCTGAACTGCTGGATTATACAGAAGAGAAAGTAAAGGAGTATAATATTAAGATCGCTATCCATAACCACGGTCCGGAGGATAAATTATATCCCGGCCCTAAAAATGTATACGACCTGATCAGGAACAGGGATGCGCGGATGGGTATCTGCCTGGATATTGGCCATGCCATGCGTGCCGGTGAAGAACCAGGGAAAGCGATCCGCGAATACAAGAACAGGATCTTTGATCTGCATATTAAAGATGTGACCCTGGCCGCGAAAGACGGAAAGGCAACAGAGATCGGAAGAGGGGTGATAGATTTCCCGGGCCTGATAGCTGCGCTGGATAAAGTGAAGTACCAGGGCATTTGCAGTATAGAATTTGAAAAGGATATGAATGATCCTTTACCCGGTATTGCAGAATCCACCGGTTATTTCAGAGGAGTGATCAATACCGTTGAAAAATAA
- a CDS encoding VOC family protein, whose amino-acid sequence MQKITPFLWFDNNLEEAINFYSTVFTNAKISNINPMSATFELEGQQFMALNGGPHFKFNEAVSFYVNVETQEEVDYYWNKLTADGGSEGRCGWLKDKFGLSWQIIPSILGKLMGDKDPVKSKKVVDAMLTMNKIDVKGLQQAYAS is encoded by the coding sequence ATGCAAAAGATCACCCCATTCTTATGGTTTGATAACAACCTGGAAGAAGCCATTAATTTCTATTCTACCGTTTTTACAAATGCGAAGATCAGTAACATTAATCCCATGTCTGCCACCTTTGAGTTAGAAGGGCAGCAATTCATGGCATTGAACGGCGGGCCGCATTTCAAGTTCAATGAGGCCGTTTCTTTTTATGTGAATGTAGAAACACAGGAGGAAGTGGATTACTACTGGAATAAATTAACAGCAGACGGCGGCTCGGAAGGAAGATGCGGATGGCTGAAAGATAAGTTTGGCCTGTCATGGCAGATCATCCCTTCTATCCTTGGGAAACTGATGGGAGATAAAGATCCCGTTAAATCGAAAAAAGTAGTGGATGCCATGCTTACGATGAATAAGATAGATGTGAAGGGATTACAGCAGGCATATGCATCATAA
- a CDS encoding hybrid sensor histidine kinase/response regulator has translation MILIVDDRPENIYSLQKLLELNRYKVDTASSGEEALRKILKNTYFLIILDVQMPGMDGFEVAEAITGYSKSKDIPIIFLSAVNVEKKFIERGYLTGGLDYVTKPFDPDILLLKVGTFYRLHQQARELNEMQKVLQDEITERKNAQEALVQSLEELRSVLESIPQIAFTLNEHGQIEYVNQYWYRFSPDRSQFPDNDHTVIHSVAKAVEDGQPQAVEVLLKSLDTQEYRHHSLTLTPVRKQGQVVKWVGMFTDIHEQKKTTQLLEERVHERTKALQEANKELANSNHELQQFAYVASHDLKEPLRKIQVFSNMISSKFGHEQPEANGYLNRVVHSAARMNKLITDLLDYSKLAITDVFQPANFNTIILEIMDDMELLIQEKQAVINVGEIPVIDAIAAQIRQVFQNILSNALKFSREGVPPDIRITADIVRDLAPDSITDQNGAYCRIAVQDNGIGFNESYLHKIFVIFQRLHGRAEYEGTGIGLAIVKKIIDTHSGLITASSEEGKGSTFYILLPLKQS, from the coding sequence ATGATTCTAATAGTAGATGACCGTCCCGAAAATATTTATTCCCTACAAAAGCTGCTGGAGTTAAACCGCTATAAGGTTGATACCGCTTCTTCGGGGGAAGAAGCTTTACGGAAGATCTTAAAGAATACCTACTTTCTGATCATCCTCGATGTGCAAATGCCTGGCATGGATGGATTTGAAGTAGCAGAAGCGATCACAGGATATAGTAAATCGAAAGATATCCCTATCATCTTCCTTTCCGCCGTTAACGTGGAAAAGAAATTCATTGAAAGGGGGTATCTCACCGGTGGTTTGGATTATGTCACCAAACCCTTCGATCCGGACATCCTCTTATTAAAGGTGGGTACTTTCTACCGGTTGCATCAGCAGGCCCGGGAATTAAATGAGATGCAAAAAGTATTGCAGGATGAGATCACCGAACGAAAGAACGCCCAGGAGGCACTCGTGCAGAGCCTGGAGGAGTTACGTTCTGTACTCGAGTCTATTCCGCAGATTGCATTCACCCTGAATGAACATGGCCAGATCGAGTATGTGAATCAGTACTGGTATCGTTTTTCACCGGATAGATCACAGTTCCCGGATAATGACCATACGGTGATCCACAGTGTGGCTAAAGCTGTGGAAGATGGTCAGCCACAGGCTGTGGAAGTACTGCTCAAATCACTGGATACACAGGAATACAGGCATCATTCCCTTACTTTAACACCGGTACGCAAACAGGGCCAGGTAGTGAAGTGGGTAGGGATGTTCACAGATATCCATGAACAGAAGAAAACTACCCAGTTACTGGAAGAACGCGTGCATGAACGTACCAAAGCCTTGCAGGAAGCGAATAAAGAACTGGCGAACAGTAACCACGAGCTTCAGCAGTTTGCCTATGTAGCTTCGCATGACCTTAAAGAACCACTCCGCAAGATCCAGGTGTTCAGTAATATGATCAGCAGCAAGTTCGGGCACGAACAGCCGGAAGCGAACGGGTACCTGAACAGGGTAGTGCATTCTGCTGCAAGGATGAACAAACTGATCACAGACCTGCTGGACTATTCCAAATTAGCGATAACAGATGTTTTTCAACCTGCCAACTTCAATACCATTATCCTGGAGATCATGGATGATATGGAATTACTGATACAGGAAAAACAAGCAGTGATCAATGTAGGGGAGATACCTGTAATAGATGCCATCGCGGCACAGATCCGCCAGGTTTTTCAGAACATCCTCAGCAATGCACTCAAATTCTCCCGGGAAGGAGTACCACCAGATATCCGTATCACTGCAGATATTGTACGGGATCTGGCACCGGATAGCATAACAGATCAAAATGGTGCTTATTGCCGCATTGCAGTACAGGATAATGGAATTGGATTCAATGAATCTTATCTCCATAAAATATTCGTGATCTTCCAACGCCTGCATGGCAGGGCTGAATACGAGGGTACAGGTATAGGTCTGGCCATTGTGAAGAAGATCATTGATACACACAGCGGATTGATCACTGCCAGCAGCGAAGAAGGAAAAGGCAGCACTTTTTACATTTTACTACCCTTAAAACAATCATAA